One part of the Tenacibaculum sp. 190130A14a genome encodes these proteins:
- a CDS encoding DUF885 domain-containing protein, producing MKLYKITIAILLVAPFFTSCKQQESKEVISEEAILQESKKLNAYFDTQFQENLNRHPMYQTYIGIKKDADKWNDISDEFVKKELALTEQSLQWLKDSVNVKALNADTKLSYDLFKQQLENTIEDFKYRFHNYPVNQMHGMHAEIPAFLINMHQVSNVKDAENYIARLQNLKPLFDQLVNNLKLRQEKGIMPPKFVFAKVLDDSRNIIKGVPFDKSNAQSTLLKDFTSKVEKLEMEDSEKESLINRAKEALLASVLPAYTSLIETLEAQEKVATTDDGAWKLPEGEAFFNNALKRTTTTDLTAAQIHEIGLKEVARIHDEMRAIMKKVGFEGTLQDFFKFMKNDKQFYFEDSKEGREEYMAKATHMIDSMKTRLDELFITKPKAALIVKAVEPFREKSAGKAFYQQPAIDGSRPGTYYANMYDMASMPSYQMEALAYHEGIPGHHMQIAIAQELKDVPMFRKFGRYTAYVEGWGLYSEYVPKEMGFYADPYSDFGRLAMELWRACRLVVDTGIHAKKWTREEGIKYYTDNTPNAELDAIKMVERHIVMPSQATAYKIGMLKILELRKKAKEALADKFDIRKFHDVVLTSGPLPLNVLEAKVDEYIASEK from the coding sequence TTCCAAGAGAATTTAAATAGACATCCAATGTACCAAACCTATATTGGTATTAAAAAGGATGCTGATAAATGGAATGATATATCTGATGAGTTTGTTAAAAAAGAGTTGGCCTTAACCGAGCAATCTTTACAGTGGTTAAAAGACTCGGTGAATGTAAAAGCTTTAAATGCAGATACGAAATTAAGCTACGATTTATTTAAGCAGCAATTAGAAAATACAATCGAAGATTTTAAATATCGTTTTCATAACTATCCTGTAAATCAAATGCACGGAATGCACGCTGAGATTCCTGCATTTTTAATAAACATGCATCAGGTTTCCAATGTGAAGGATGCAGAAAATTATATTGCACGTTTACAAAACTTGAAACCGTTGTTTGATCAATTGGTTAACAATTTAAAATTGAGACAAGAAAAGGGTATTATGCCTCCAAAGTTTGTATTTGCTAAAGTATTAGACGATAGTAGAAACATTATTAAAGGAGTACCTTTTGATAAATCGAATGCTCAAAGTACTTTATTAAAAGACTTTACATCAAAAGTTGAAAAATTAGAAATGGAAGATTCAGAAAAAGAATCTTTGATAAATAGAGCTAAAGAAGCATTGTTAGCATCGGTTTTACCTGCTTATACGAGTTTAATAGAAACTTTAGAAGCTCAGGAAAAAGTGGCTACTACTGATGATGGAGCATGGAAATTACCTGAAGGAGAGGCATTTTTTAACAATGCATTGAAGCGTACAACTACTACAGATTTAACTGCAGCACAAATTCATGAAATAGGATTAAAAGAAGTAGCAAGAATTCATGATGAAATGCGTGCCATTATGAAAAAGGTTGGTTTTGAAGGAACATTACAAGACTTTTTCAAGTTTATGAAAAATGATAAGCAATTTTACTTTGAAGATTCTAAGGAAGGAAGAGAAGAATACATGGCAAAAGCAACTCATATGATAGACAGTATGAAAACTCGTTTGGATGAACTGTTTATAACCAAGCCAAAAGCTGCTTTAATTGTAAAGGCTGTAGAACCATTTAGAGAAAAATCAGCAGGAAAAGCTTTTTATCAACAACCAGCAATTGACGGTTCAAGACCTGGAACTTACTATGCAAATATGTATGATATGGCAAGCATGCCATCTTATCAAATGGAAGCGTTGGCATACCATGAAGGAATCCCAGGACACCATATGCAAATAGCAATTGCACAAGAATTAAAAGACGTACCAATGTTTAGAAAATTCGGACGCTATACTGCCTATGTTGAAGGATGGGGATTATACTCTGAATATGTTCCAAAAGAAATGGGATTCTATGCTGATCCTTATTCAGATTTTGGTCGTTTAGCAATGGAATTATGGAGAGCATGTCGTTTAGTAGTGGATACTGGAATTCACGCTAAAAAATGGACAAGAGAAGAAGGAATTAAATATTATACAGATAATACACCAAATGCTGAGTTAGATGCGATAAAAATGGTAGAAAGGCATATTGTTATGCCAAGTCAAGCTACAGCATATAAAATTGGAATGTTGAAAATATTAGAGCTACGTAAAAAAGCAAAAGAAGCATTAGCAGATAAGTTCGATATTAGAAAATTCCATGATGTGGTATTAACAAGTGGTCCATTACCATTAAATGTTTTAGAAGCAAAGGTTGATGAATACATCGCTTCAGAAAAATAA